The following are encoded in a window of Neomicrococcus lactis genomic DNA:
- a CDS encoding acyltransferase family protein, whose protein sequence is MSNAESQFSAEKTVAGHDGRIALIDGIRLIAAILVVLYHYTAWHHDRWGTVAAVEAWPRFAHFTMYGNMGVQLFFIISGFVILLSCYGRTKARYLGSRVGRLYPAYWVGVLLTGALVLFVWEKPGPTLNGWEVLMNLTMFQGAFKIENVDGVYWTLWSELRFYILILILMALKWLTASRVLQFAFWWPVISLVFFLAFPEGPGQVWVDQLLQPKYAGLFTGGMCLFLIYKFGQSWQRWAVLGTSALIAAYHTGIYGPHEAKEFVGIEPVNFVYWLIVLGCFSLLAVVTLTPLSRINFPGLKTAGAVTYPLYLLHQVIGWWLIGLFSPLLPHWVTLLLVMTLIAVAAWAINRWVEQPYGRKLAKGVENALSRRRRAD, encoded by the coding sequence ATGTCTAACGCTGAATCCCAATTCTCCGCCGAAAAAACGGTGGCAGGTCACGATGGCCGCATCGCACTGATCGACGGCATCAGACTGATTGCTGCCATCTTGGTAGTGCTGTATCACTACACCGCTTGGCACCATGATCGCTGGGGGACTGTGGCAGCAGTCGAGGCATGGCCGCGCTTTGCACACTTCACCATGTACGGAAACATGGGCGTGCAGTTGTTCTTCATCATTTCCGGATTCGTCATCCTGCTCTCTTGTTATGGCAGAACGAAAGCGCGTTACCTAGGTTCACGCGTTGGCAGGCTTTATCCCGCGTATTGGGTTGGCGTCCTGTTGACGGGAGCACTCGTCCTGTTCGTTTGGGAAAAGCCCGGTCCCACGCTCAACGGGTGGGAAGTGCTCATGAATCTCACGATGTTTCAGGGCGCCTTCAAGATTGAAAACGTAGACGGCGTCTACTGGACCTTGTGGTCAGAGCTGCGCTTCTACATCCTGATCCTGATCCTCATGGCCCTCAAGTGGCTCACGGCCTCACGCGTTCTGCAGTTCGCGTTCTGGTGGCCGGTGATCAGCCTGGTCTTCTTCCTCGCGTTCCCTGAAGGCCCGGGACAGGTGTGGGTGGATCAGTTGTTGCAGCCAAAGTACGCGGGACTTTTTACCGGCGGCATGTGCCTCTTCTTGATCTACAAGTTCGGCCAGTCGTGGCAGCGCTGGGCTGTCTTGGGTACCTCGGCACTCATTGCTGCGTACCACACGGGCATTTACGGCCCGCATGAAGCGAAGGAATTTGTGGGTATTGAGCCGGTCAATTTCGTGTACTGGCTCATTGTTTTGGGATGCTTCTCACTTTTGGCCGTTGTGACGCTGACACCGTTGTCACGTATCAACTTTCCTGGCCTGAAGACCGCAGGTGCCGTGACCTACCCGCTGTACTTGCTCCACCAAGTCATTGGCTGGTGGCTCATTGGCCTGTTCTCGCCACTTTTGCCGCACTGGGTGACGCTGCTTCTCGTGATGACTCTTATTGCTGTTGCGGCGTGGGCGATCAACCGCTGGGTCGAGCAGCCGTACGGCCGGAAACTCGCGAAGGGCGTGGAAAACGCCCTGAGCCGACGTCGTCGCGCTGACTAA
- the rplK gene encoding 50S ribosomal protein L11 gives MAPKKKVTGLIKLQIQAGAANPAPPIGPALGQHGVNIMEFCKAYNAATESQRGNVIPVEITVYEDRSFTFITKTPPAAELIKKAAGVQKGSATPHTVKVAKLTQAQVEEIASSKMEDLNANDIKAAAKIIAGTARSMGITVEG, from the coding sequence ATGGCCCCCAAGAAAAAGGTCACCGGCCTCATCAAGCTGCAGATCCAGGCAGGCGCTGCTAACCCAGCTCCTCCAATCGGTCCTGCACTTGGTCAGCACGGCGTCAACATCATGGAATTCTGCAAGGCGTACAACGCCGCAACGGAATCCCAGCGCGGCAACGTTATTCCGGTAGAAATCACCGTTTACGAAGACCGTTCGTTCACGTTCATCACCAAGACCCCTCCTGCTGCAGAACTCATCAAGAAGGCTGCAGGCGTACAGAAGGGCTCGGCAACGCCGCACACCGTCAAGGTTGCAAAGTTGACCCAGGCTCAGGTCGAGGAAATTGCATCTTCCAAGATGGAAGACCTCAACGCCAACGACATCAAGGCAGCAGCCAAGATCATCGCCGGCACCGCTCGTTCGATGGGCATCACCGTCGAGGGCTAA
- the secE gene encoding preprotein translocase subunit SecE: MTETMANGSQSPRGERAAKRGFFARIALFFRQVIDELRKVVTPTRSELLNYTLVVLGFVLVVMLLVAGLDFLFGSGAIAVFTNPPEQ, encoded by the coding sequence GTGACTGAGACGATGGCGAACGGTTCGCAGTCGCCGCGCGGTGAACGCGCAGCGAAGCGAGGCTTTTTCGCCCGCATAGCACTGTTCTTCCGGCAAGTCATCGACGAGCTTCGCAAAGTAGTGACCCCGACTCGTAGCGAGTTGCTGAACTACACGCTCGTAGTGCTTGGCTTCGTACTTGTGGTCATGCTTCTGGTTGCTGGCTTGGATTTCTTGTTCGGTAGCGGCGCGATCGCCGTCTTTACGAATCCACCAGAGCAGTAA
- the rplJ gene encoding 50S ribosomal protein L10, giving the protein MATPNKISAVEEITTDFKESEAAVLTEYRGLSVGQLKDLRRALGADTKYSVVKNTLAGIAAKEAGIEAFDDQLAGPTAIAFIKGDAVAAAKALTDFAKANDKLIIKTGVFEGKALDASGIAALAALESRELQLAKVAGVLKAPAAAAVRIVDALRLKLEENGGAAPAAEAEAAEPAAEAPAEA; this is encoded by the coding sequence ATGGCAACGCCGAATAAGATTTCCGCAGTTGAGGAAATCACCACCGACTTCAAAGAGTCGGAAGCCGCTGTCCTAACCGAATACCGTGGGCTTTCTGTTGGCCAGTTGAAGGATCTCCGCCGTGCGCTTGGTGCTGACACCAAGTACTCGGTTGTGAAGAACACCTTGGCTGGCATTGCGGCCAAGGAAGCCGGCATCGAAGCATTCGATGACCAGCTAGCTGGACCAACCGCAATTGCTTTCATCAAGGGTGACGCAGTGGCAGCAGCCAAGGCGCTCACAGACTTCGCGAAGGCAAATGACAAGCTCATCATCAAGACCGGTGTGTTCGAGGGCAAGGCTCTCGACGCTAGCGGCATCGCCGCACTCGCCGCTCTTGAATCCCGCGAGCTCCAGCTCGCGAAGGTTGCTGGCGTCCTCAAGGCTCCGGCAGCTGCAGCTGTTCGTATCGTCGATGCTTTGCGTTTGAAGCTCGAAGAAAACGGCGGCGCAGCCCCTGCAGCAGAAGCTGAAGCTGCAGAACCTGCTGCTGAGGCTCCTGCCGAGGCCTAA
- the rplL gene encoding 50S ribosomal protein L7/L12, with translation MAKLSTDELLDAFKEMTIIELSEFVKAFEEKFEVTAAAVAVAGPAGGAGDAGAAEEKTEFDVILEAAGDKKIGVIKEVRGLTSLGLKEAKDLVDSAPKAILEGVNKEAADAAKEKLEAAGATVTVK, from the coding sequence ATGGCGAAGCTCTCCACTGACGAGCTCCTTGACGCGTTCAAGGAAATGACCATCATCGAACTTTCCGAGTTCGTGAAGGCATTCGAAGAGAAGTTTGAAGTTACCGCTGCTGCAGTTGCAGTTGCAGGTCCTGCAGGCGGTGCTGGCGATGCCGGCGCAGCTGAAGAGAAGACCGAATTTGACGTTATCCTCGAAGCCGCTGGCGACAAGAAGATCGGCGTCATCAAGGAAGTTCGCGGACTCACCTCCCTCGGCCTGAAGGAAGCAAAGGATCTCGTTGATTCCGCTCCTAAGGCAATCCTTGAGGGTGTTAACAAGGAAGCCGCGGACGCTGCCAAGGAAAAGCTCGAAGCAGCAGGCGCAACCGTTACCGTCAAGTAA
- a CDS encoding LuxR C-terminal-related transcriptional regulator: MTISPNTGGAPSAAQHSLRVVLVDDHGIFRAGLRAELGPELDVVGEAANVDEAIRVIQELVPDVVLLDVHLPGGRGGGGAEVAKQCAGLSTRFLALSVSDAAEDVVAVIRAGARGYLTKSANGADITAAAFRVAAGDAVFSPRLAGFVLDAFGTTASTEQDDNLDLLSAREMEVMRLIARGYTYKETAKELFISIKTVETHVSAVLRKLQLSNRYELARWASDRRIV; the protein is encoded by the coding sequence ATGACCATCTCGCCGAATACCGGAGGAGCCCCCAGCGCCGCTCAGCATTCGCTACGCGTGGTCCTCGTGGATGATCACGGGATTTTTCGCGCTGGATTGCGTGCCGAGCTAGGCCCTGAACTCGATGTGGTGGGCGAAGCCGCGAACGTGGACGAGGCCATCCGCGTCATTCAAGAGCTCGTCCCGGACGTAGTGCTCCTTGATGTGCATTTGCCGGGCGGACGTGGTGGCGGCGGGGCAGAAGTTGCCAAACAATGTGCGGGCTTGTCCACGCGCTTTCTGGCGCTGTCCGTGTCCGATGCCGCGGAGGACGTGGTGGCGGTGATTAGGGCCGGCGCACGCGGTTACCTTACCAAATCTGCGAATGGTGCGGACATTACGGCGGCGGCGTTCCGCGTAGCTGCGGGGGATGCGGTTTTCTCGCCGCGGCTTGCGGGATTCGTGTTGGACGCGTTCGGTACGACGGCGTCTACCGAGCAGGACGACAACCTGGACTTGCTGTCCGCCCGCGAAATGGAAGTCATGCGATTGATCGCTCGTGGCTACACGTACAAAGAAACTGCGAAGGAACTCTTCATCTCCATCAAAACCGTGGAGACGCACGTGTCTGCCGTACTGCGGAAGTTGCAGCTCTCTAACCGCTACGAATTGGCGCGCTGGGCTTCGGATCGCCGCATCGTCTAG
- a CDS encoding DNA-directed RNA polymerase subunit beta produces the protein MVASSTPAHQTASSARTAEAAGRLSFAKIQEPLDVPDLLALQTQSFDWLVGNDAWKARVEEAVARGDHGLATTSGLAEIFEEISPIEDFQGKMYLSFSEPEFAEPKYTMAECKDRDATYAAPLYVKAEFMNHDTGEIKQQTVFMGDFPLMTDKGTFIINGTERVVVSQLVRSPGAYFDRTPDKTSDKDIFSAKIIPSRGAWFELEIDKRDQVGVRLDRKRKQSVTVLLKALGWSESRILEEFGNYDSIRATLEKDSVKDRDEALLDIYRKLRPGEPPTVEAGWALLENLYFNSKRYDLAKVGRYKINRKLGVDVALNDPKASVLSENDIVAMIHFLVALHAGEKTMKGVRKGEEVDVRIDVDDIDHFGNRRIRAVGELIENQVRTGLSRMERVVRERMTTQDVEAITPQTLINIRPVVAAIKEFFGTSQLSQFMDQNNPLAGLTHKRRLSALGPGGLSRDRAGMEVRDVHPSHYGRMCPIETPEGPNIGLIGSLATYGRINAFGFIETPYRKVVDGQVTDQIDYLTADEELEAVLAQANAPLDENNRFTEEFVLCRERGGGGEPVLVDPTEIDYMDVSPRQMVSVATALIPFLEHDDANRALMGANMQRQAVPLLQSEAPLVGTGMEKFAAVDAGDSVTARQAGVVSDVSADLVTVMNDDGTQTHYPIMKFARSNQGNAYNQRVRVTEGDRVEFNSIIADGPSTDNGELALGKNLLVAFMSWEGHNFEDAIILSQRMVSDDVLTSIHIEEHEVDARDTKLGAEEITRDIPNVSEEILAQLDERGIIHIGAEVEAGDILVGRVTPKGETELTPEERLLRAIFGEKSREVRDTSLKVPHGESGTVIGVRIFDRDDDDELPPGVNQLVRVYVAQKRKITNGDKLAGRHGNKGVISKILPIEDMPFLEDGTPVDVVLNPLGVPGRMNVGQVLEIHLAWAAKQGWKIEGEPDWVKNLPNLPRETGPTKVATPVFDGASETEIRGILGHTNPTRDGVRLVETTGKARLIDGRSGEPFPDPISIGYMYILKLHHLVDDKIHARSTGPYSMITQQPLGGKAQFGGQRFGEMEVWALEAYGAAYTLQELLTIKSDDIHGRVKVYEAIVKGENIPEPGVPESFKVLIKEMQSLCLNVEVLTADNQLIDLRDSDEEHFRAAEELGIDLSRAEPNSVEEV, from the coding sequence TTGGTGGCCTCGAGCACCCCAGCACATCAAACCGCTAGCTCGGCCCGTACCGCGGAAGCGGCAGGTCGACTCTCATTCGCCAAAATTCAGGAACCTTTGGATGTTCCTGACCTTTTGGCTCTTCAAACCCAAAGCTTTGACTGGCTTGTCGGCAACGACGCCTGGAAAGCTCGCGTTGAGGAAGCTGTAGCCCGTGGTGATCACGGTCTTGCAACGACCTCCGGTTTGGCAGAAATCTTCGAAGAAATCTCTCCCATTGAAGACTTCCAGGGCAAAATGTACCTGAGCTTCTCGGAGCCAGAATTCGCGGAGCCAAAGTACACCATGGCTGAGTGCAAGGACCGCGACGCAACGTACGCGGCTCCTTTGTACGTCAAGGCCGAATTCATGAACCACGATACTGGTGAAATCAAGCAGCAGACGGTCTTCATGGGTGACTTCCCACTGATGACGGACAAGGGTACGTTCATCATCAACGGCACCGAGCGTGTTGTTGTCTCCCAGTTAGTGCGTTCCCCAGGTGCGTACTTCGACCGTACGCCAGACAAGACCAGCGACAAGGACATCTTCTCCGCGAAGATCATCCCTTCCCGCGGTGCTTGGTTCGAGCTTGAAATCGACAAGCGCGATCAGGTTGGCGTCCGTTTGGACCGTAAGCGTAAGCAGTCCGTCACGGTCCTCTTGAAGGCTCTCGGCTGGTCTGAGTCCCGCATTCTCGAAGAGTTCGGCAACTACGACTCGATCCGCGCGACCCTCGAAAAGGACAGCGTCAAGGATCGCGACGAGGCACTCCTCGATATCTACCGCAAGCTTCGCCCAGGCGAGCCACCAACGGTTGAGGCCGGTTGGGCGCTCTTGGAGAACTTGTACTTCAACTCCAAGCGCTACGACCTTGCCAAGGTTGGTCGTTACAAGATCAACCGCAAGCTCGGCGTTGACGTTGCACTCAACGATCCAAAGGCGTCCGTTCTTTCTGAGAACGACATCGTTGCGATGATCCACTTCTTGGTTGCTCTCCACGCTGGCGAGAAGACCATGAAGGGTGTCCGTAAGGGCGAAGAAGTTGACGTTCGTATTGACGTTGACGACATCGACCACTTCGGCAACCGTCGTATCCGCGCCGTCGGCGAGCTCATCGAGAACCAGGTCCGCACGGGTCTTTCCCGTATGGAGCGTGTGGTTCGCGAACGCATGACCACGCAGGACGTCGAAGCGATCACGCCACAGACGTTGATCAACATCCGTCCAGTTGTTGCTGCGATCAAGGAGTTCTTCGGAACCTCCCAGCTCTCGCAGTTCATGGACCAGAACAACCCGCTCGCCGGTTTGACCCACAAGCGTCGTCTTTCTGCGCTTGGCCCAGGTGGTCTTTCTCGTGACCGTGCAGGCATGGAAGTTCGAGACGTTCACCCGTCCCACTACGGACGTATGTGCCCCATCGAAACCCCTGAAGGCCCGAACATTGGTCTGATCGGTTCGTTGGCAACCTACGGCCGCATCAACGCTTTCGGCTTCATTGAGACCCCGTACCGTAAGGTCGTCGACGGTCAGGTTACCGACCAGATCGATTACCTCACGGCTGACGAAGAGCTCGAAGCTGTGTTGGCTCAGGCTAACGCTCCACTCGATGAGAACAACCGCTTCACGGAAGAGTTCGTACTCTGCCGTGAGCGTGGTGGTGGAGGCGAACCTGTGCTCGTCGATCCAACCGAAATCGACTACATGGACGTTTCGCCTCGCCAGATGGTGTCCGTCGCTACGGCACTTATTCCGTTCCTTGAGCACGACGACGCTAACCGCGCACTCATGGGTGCGAACATGCAGCGTCAGGCTGTTCCGCTCCTCCAGTCCGAAGCCCCATTGGTGGGTACCGGCATGGAGAAGTTCGCAGCTGTTGACGCCGGCGACTCTGTCACCGCTCGTCAGGCCGGCGTGGTTTCGGACGTGTCCGCAGACCTCGTGACCGTCATGAACGACGACGGAACGCAGACGCACTACCCGATCATGAAGTTCGCTCGCTCTAACCAGGGCAACGCGTACAACCAGCGGGTTCGCGTCACCGAAGGCGATCGCGTTGAGTTCAACTCGATCATCGCTGACGGTCCGTCCACGGATAACGGCGAATTGGCACTCGGTAAGAACCTCCTCGTGGCATTCATGTCATGGGAAGGCCACAACTTCGAGGACGCCATCATCCTGTCCCAGCGCATGGTCTCCGACGATGTGCTGACCTCGATCCACATCGAAGAGCACGAAGTTGACGCTCGCGACACCAAGCTTGGTGCCGAAGAGATCACGCGTGACATCCCGAACGTGTCCGAAGAGATCTTGGCGCAGCTCGACGAGCGCGGCATCATCCACATCGGTGCTGAGGTTGAAGCCGGCGACATCTTGGTGGGTCGTGTGACTCCTAAGGGCGAAACCGAGCTCACCCCAGAAGAGCGCTTGCTCCGCGCAATCTTCGGTGAGAAGTCTCGCGAAGTTCGCGATACCTCTTTGAAGGTTCCACACGGTGAGTCCGGCACGGTCATCGGCGTTCGCATCTTCGATCGCGACGACGACGATGAGTTGCCACCAGGCGTCAACCAGTTGGTCCGCGTGTACGTTGCCCAGAAGCGTAAGATCACCAACGGTGACAAGCTTGCAGGCCGTCACGGTAACAAGGGTGTTATCTCTAAGATCCTTCCGATCGAAGACATGCCATTCCTTGAAGACGGAACCCCAGTCGACGTTGTCCTGAACCCACTTGGTGTTCCGGGCCGTATGAACGTGGGACAGGTTCTCGAAATCCACCTCGCTTGGGCAGCTAAGCAGGGTTGGAAGATCGAGGGCGAGCCGGATTGGGTGAAGAACCTTCCGAACCTCCCACGCGAGACTGGTCCAACCAAGGTTGCAACCCCAGTGTTCGACGGCGCAAGCGAAACCGAAATCCGCGGCATCCTGGGTCACACCAACCCAACCCGCGATGGAGTTCGCTTGGTCGAAACCACGGGTAAGGCACGACTGATCGACGGCCGCTCCGGCGAACCGTTCCCAGATCCAATCTCCATTGGCTACATGTACATCTTGAAGCTTCACCACTTGGTGGACGACAAGATCCACGCGCGTTCAACGGGTCCTTACTCGATGATCACGCAGCAGCCATTGGGTGGTAAGGCTCAGTTCGGTGGCCAGCGCTTCGGTGAAATGGAAGTGTGGGCGCTCGAAGCTTACGGCGCCGCATACACGCTCCAGGAACTCTTGACCATCAAGTCTGACGATATTCACGGTCGTGTGAAGGTCTACGAGGCCATCGTCAAGGGCGAGAACATCCCAGAGCCAGGCGTGCCGGAATCCTTCAAGGTTCTTATCAAGGAAATGCAGTCCTTGTGCTTGAACGTTGAGGTCTTGACCGCAGATAACCAGCTGATCGATTTGCGCGACTCGGATGAAGAACACTTCCGTGCCGCCGAAGAACTCGGAATCGACCTGTCGCGGGCGGAGCCGAACTCGGTAGAAGAGGTCTAA
- the rplA gene encoding 50S ribosomal protein L1, whose protein sequence is MAKRSKAYEAAAAKIEADKLYTPAEAIALAKDTSSTKMDATVEVAFRLSVDPRKADQMVRGTVNLPHGTGKTARVLVFANGDKADAAREAGADFVGSDELIEKIAGGWTDFDAAVATPDLMGKVGRLGKILGPRNLMPNPKTGTVTMDVAKAVNDIKGGKIDFRVDKHANLHFIIGKASFDTKKLAENYAAALEEILRLKPSSSKGRYISKATVATTFGPGIQVDPNITKVVAE, encoded by the coding sequence ATGGCAAAGCGCAGCAAAGCATATGAGGCAGCTGCCGCCAAGATTGAGGCGGACAAGCTGTACACCCCGGCCGAGGCAATCGCCCTGGCCAAGGACACCTCTTCTACGAAGATGGACGCAACCGTTGAGGTTGCTTTCCGTTTGAGCGTTGACCCACGTAAGGCTGACCAGATGGTCCGCGGTACGGTCAACCTCCCACACGGCACCGGTAAGACGGCCCGCGTGTTGGTCTTCGCGAACGGTGACAAGGCAGACGCAGCTCGTGAAGCTGGCGCTGACTTCGTTGGTTCCGATGAACTCATCGAAAAGATCGCTGGCGGCTGGACCGACTTCGATGCAGCAGTAGCAACCCCTGACCTCATGGGCAAGGTGGGACGCCTCGGCAAGATCTTGGGTCCACGTAACCTCATGCCGAACCCTAAGACCGGCACCGTGACCATGGATGTTGCTAAGGCTGTTAACGACATCAAGGGCGGCAAGATCGACTTCCGCGTTGACAAGCACGCCAACCTTCACTTCATCATTGGCAAGGCTTCGTTCGACACCAAGAAGTTGGCAGAGAACTACGCAGCAGCTCTGGAAGAGATCCTTCGTCTGAAGCCTTCTTCTTCCAAGGGCCGCTACATCTCCAAGGCAACTGTTGCCACGACGTTCGGCCCTGGCATCCAGGTTGACCCGAACATCACCAAGGTTGTAGCTGAGTAA
- the nusG gene encoding transcription termination/antitermination protein NusG: MSREELEQQETEAVDHNAEAQDAPAASDVNSTFSDADNYSAQNDDAASVSEDYSVDEDSADEKSDVDVAAEEADADEDSDDEDSDVVAVAAASDDEEPAEAKSEEELIEEFRTKLRRQPGDWYVIHSYAGYENRVKVNLETRIQTLNMEDFIYEIQVPMEEVVEIKNTTKKKVRRVRIPGYVLVRMELTDASWGAVRHTPGVTGFVGNAHDPVPLNLDEVVSMLAHTVVAEAEAEETGKAVKLPISEVHVDFEVGESVIVNDGPFETMPATISEIKLEARQLVVLITVFERETPVTLSFSQVNKI; the protein is encoded by the coding sequence GTGTCTCGGGAAGAACTCGAACAGCAGGAAACCGAAGCAGTTGACCACAACGCCGAAGCGCAAGACGCACCGGCGGCTTCTGATGTTAACTCCACTTTCTCCGATGCTGACAATTACTCTGCACAGAACGACGACGCAGCTTCTGTTTCTGAGGATTACTCCGTTGACGAGGACTCGGCTGACGAAAAATCTGACGTTGACGTAGCAGCTGAAGAAGCTGACGCTGACGAAGACTCCGACGACGAAGATTCTGACGTTGTTGCTGTTGCAGCCGCATCAGATGACGAAGAGCCAGCTGAGGCCAAGTCTGAGGAAGAACTCATTGAAGAATTCCGCACCAAGCTGCGTCGTCAGCCTGGTGACTGGTACGTGATTCACTCCTACGCTGGATACGAGAACCGCGTCAAGGTCAACCTTGAGACTCGTATCCAGACCCTCAACATGGAGGATTTCATCTACGAAATCCAGGTTCCCATGGAAGAGGTCGTGGAGATCAAGAACACCACGAAGAAGAAGGTGCGCCGCGTGCGCATCCCAGGCTACGTGCTGGTTCGCATGGAACTCACGGACGCATCGTGGGGCGCAGTGCGCCACACTCCAGGTGTGACCGGCTTCGTGGGCAACGCTCACGATCCAGTGCCGCTGAACTTGGACGAAGTTGTTTCGATGTTGGCTCACACGGTTGTTGCTGAAGCTGAGGCTGAAGAGACGGGCAAGGCTGTCAAGCTTCCGATCTCCGAGGTTCACGTGGACTTCGAAGTTGGCGAATCTGTCATCGTCAACGACGGTCCGTTCGAGACCATGCCGGCCACGATCTCCGAGATCAAGCTGGAAGCACGCCAGCTGGTTGTTTTGATCACCGTGTTCGAGCGTGAAACTCCAGTGACGCTCTCGTTCAGCCAGGTCAACAAGATCTAA
- a CDS encoding pyridoxal phosphate-dependent aminotransferase, with product MARISQRIGSIAESATLAVDAKAKALKAAGRPVIGFGAGEPDFPTPDYIVQAAIEAAKQPKYHRYSPAAGLPELREAIAQKTMRDSGYSIESSHVLVTNGGKQAVFNTFATLLDPGDEVLLPTPFWTTYPEAIRLAEGVPVEVFAGPEQGYLVTVDQLEAARTEKTKILLFVSPSNPTGAVYSPEQVAEIGRWAAEHGLWLVTDEIYEHLVYDDASFTSIATAAPELADRVVILNGVAKTYAMTGWRVGWMAGPLDVIKAATNLQSHTTSNVSNVSQMAALAAVAGPLDAVDEMKVSFDRRRRAMVEALNSIDGIECPTPKGAFYAYADVRGLLGRTIAGTTPQTSAELASLILDEAEVAVVPGEAFGPSGYIRLSYALGDADLKEGMDRLKRFLA from the coding sequence ATGGCCCGCATTTCGCAACGCATCGGATCGATCGCAGAATCCGCAACTCTCGCGGTTGATGCCAAAGCAAAAGCTCTAAAAGCCGCGGGCCGTCCCGTCATTGGTTTCGGCGCAGGTGAGCCTGATTTCCCGACTCCGGATTACATTGTGCAGGCCGCTATCGAGGCCGCAAAGCAGCCGAAGTACCACCGCTATTCCCCTGCCGCCGGCCTTCCGGAACTTCGTGAAGCCATTGCTCAGAAGACCATGCGTGATTCTGGTTACAGCATCGAGTCTTCGCACGTTTTGGTGACTAACGGTGGCAAGCAGGCCGTCTTCAACACCTTCGCGACGCTTCTTGATCCAGGCGACGAAGTCTTGCTTCCTACGCCGTTCTGGACCACCTACCCGGAAGCCATTCGCTTGGCAGAAGGTGTTCCTGTAGAGGTTTTCGCGGGCCCAGAGCAGGGCTATCTCGTGACGGTTGACCAGCTTGAGGCAGCCCGCACCGAGAAGACCAAGATCCTCTTGTTCGTTTCCCCGTCCAACCCCACGGGCGCCGTCTACTCGCCTGAACAGGTTGCTGAGATTGGCCGTTGGGCTGCCGAGCATGGCTTGTGGCTTGTCACGGATGAAATTTACGAGCACTTGGTGTACGACGACGCTTCGTTTACGTCGATTGCCACGGCTGCCCCTGAATTGGCAGACCGCGTGGTCATCCTCAACGGCGTTGCCAAGACGTACGCCATGACCGGTTGGCGTGTGGGATGGATGGCCGGCCCACTGGACGTCATCAAGGCAGCTACGAACTTGCAGTCTCACACCACGTCTAACGTGTCCAACGTGTCGCAGATGGCCGCCTTGGCCGCTGTCGCCGGACCATTGGATGCCGTTGACGAGATGAAGGTTTCCTTCGATCGCCGCCGCCGCGCCATGGTGGAAGCCCTCAACTCCATTGATGGCATCGAGTGCCCAACCCCGAAGGGCGCTTTCTACGCTTACGCCGACGTGCGCGGGCTCTTGGGCCGCACCATTGCCGGTACGACGCCGCAGACTTCCGCCGAGTTGGCATCGCTCATTTTGGATGAGGCTGAAGTTGCCGTGGTTCCGGGCGAGGCTTTCGGTCCGTCGGGCTACATTCGCCTGTCTTACGCGCTCGGCGACGCCGACCTCAAGGAAGGCATGGATCGCCTCAAGCGATTCTTGGCCTAA